The DNA region GTGGAATCTGCTGGAATTCTGGCAGGGGCTTGCTCAAGATAATGCAGTATGTTTTGGATGCCTGAGAGCATGAAGTCAGGTCTTGTTTTGGGGTTACTTTTGTCTTTTGGAAAGAGGCTGTAAAGGCATTGTTCATTATAGAGTCGCTTGGGTGTGTGGCGACCTGCGACAGGAGCTGTATAGACAGAGGTGACTGGAGGTAAGGTAGGATTCTGGGGTGGCTGAAGAGAGAAGATATTCAGATCCCCTACCTTTCAaccacacagagcagagaagaaATTGCATGTGATTTTCTGTAAATGGGAACACAGCTGCTTTGGTAAGGAAGCTGTGTAGCATTTTGGTAAAGAAACAGTTGGTTTCATTCCAGAATTGGCTTTGTTTATGTGTGTAGCTTAATTGTCCGTTGGTCCTCACTGTGTTCATGTTCTTTAAGAAGCAGCAGTTCTTGAGTTGAGCACCTCTTCTCCAGGGTTAAAAGGCTGTGTGATTCTCTGCAGAGAACTGTAGAACATGTCATTGCTTCAGCAGAAGTAAAATCTGGTTTTGTACCCAGCACAGGAATACAGCTTCACATCTCACTGTATTGTATACGTACAAACCACGTTGTAGCAAATGGAAACACAAGATCTTTTTCACAGCAGAGCTATTTCCATAGCACAGCTTACAAAATATGATAAAATGCAAAGCAATTGATAAGCTCATCAAATGCATTTGACTGTTGTAGCAATGGGATAGAAGAGGCACTGGAAGAATCTTCTCACGAACCTGAGCCAGAATTGGAATCTGAAACAAAAGCTGAGGAGCTGAAAGCTGAAGTAGAAGAAAAGACCCTTGAGGAGCTAGAAGAGAAATCTCCATCTCCACCTCCTGTAGAACCTGTTTCGCTGCCGCAAGAACCACCAAAGGTTAGTTACAAGTCACATCTGTGCTACTAAGTGCAGATGGAAACCGGATTGGCCTTTAAACTTTGCCTTTTTGGGTGGCTAAACTGGTACCTCTCTTTAGTGTCATGCTGTATAAACAACTAGGCTTGACCTTTGCACTTGTAAAAATGTGAAGTTTcactaaaaaaggaaaaaaaagttatttttaagtgCTGCTCATCACCTATGGTAGATTTTAAGCTCTTCTTgtaaagtgtgtgtgtgggtATATGCATGTGTAGACATTTTTAATTGTGCAGTTAACATGTTAAGAAAACACTGCCAAAAGTCTCATCCAATGGGAACCGCTGCTCTTTCCTTGAAAATAAATAGAACACACTGACACTTGCAAAATTGCTGCAGCAGAGGTTTAAAACCAATCTGGGGGCATTGAGTGTCTCCCGGAGGCAGGATGCCTAATCTTAGAAACCAGAGTGCACACGGTGCGTCCTCTGGTGTGCTTACACCTGCGGGCTTGCaaagtgctgggagcagccaagGAGAGCTGGAGCAAGATCATTTTCTAGCTCCAGTGTGTCTCCcgtatttttttcccaatcctttttctcttctccattTTTGATTGTAACTTCAGGCAtctgcttcctttcttcttgcAAAAGACACTTAACACTACAGGATTTTCAGTTCTAGGTTTGGTTACATCATGGAAAGCAGTTATCTGGGAATGCTGAGGGCACTGGGCTCACTTGAGTAGCGGTAGTGGGCACGGTACACGCTTGTTCCATGTTGTTGGAATCCACAGACAGCTGGAACTGCAAACCCTTGTGTACCTCGATTGTAATGCTTGCACAACCATTATTTAATAGTCAGATATGAACCAAAAGTGTATTTTTAGCAGACGAGTTTCCCTGTAGGAATGTCAGTGGTTTGCCGTGATTAGTAGCCTAGGTTTGTTGCATTTCCTGCAGGCTTTCTCTTGGGCTTCAGTGACCAGTAAAAACCTGCCTCCTAGTGGTACTGTTTCTTCCTCTGGAATTCCACCCCATGTTAAAGCACCAGTCTCACAGGTAACCCATCTGTGAACACCTTGGATTGTCTCATTACTTCTGCAAACTGCttcagttttttaaattaacagaTCAACTTGTTTGACTTAAATTGCACAAATTAATTGTGTCTTAAATGTTAATGCACTCACCTCCTTGTTGCAAGTAAAGGCACGAACATGTAACTGGTGTAACTTTGGGTGATGGTAATGTTAAAATCTGGTCTTGTGGAAACAGGAAATCactcatgggttttttttacctaACTTAATGACATATGGTTTGCTTTAGAGGGGAAACACCAATTCCCCACGGAATGTTACTTTTCTGAAGTGTGTTTGAAAAGAGCATTGATGGAAGTAGCCCAGCAGTAAAAAGAGAGTGCACCATTTCTGAGGTGCAAGATTGCCTTGTAAGGCTAACATCCACAGGACTATGCTGGATTTCATTATCCATGGATAATCAGCTTATCAGAGAACCCTGTACCAACTTATGACTGTGAGAGGAATGGAAGGATTCACATTTCCTTACCTGGACAATGCTATCTTCCCATTCCTAGGTTGAATGGgtgaggagggaaaggaggtgAGCAAGTTTGACCTGGTGACAGCTCATGTCCTGCTCATGCCAAGGTGGTGTGAGACATTCTGAGACTCTCAATTCAGCTTCCTCCATCTGTATAAAAGTGCTCAAACCAGAAAATGTGTCCCTTACTCTCGTGCACTGATAGGGTGTGCCGGAGCGCTGTATCTTGAGTTGCTCCTGTCCTGCCTTTTGGAAAGGCTGCAATTTTCAGTAGAATAGCTGGGTTGCTGCAGCTGTTGTTCTTGCACTGGTTTCTTCTCAATTTTATGGTAACAGAGAGATCTCTGTCTAGGACTAGCCTTCAGCCAAATGCatgttaaaaaagaaacagggaagaaaaagagaaaaatgaaagaaaactaaccaaacaaaccccaacacCTTACTTGGTGTTGCTTCTGGTCTGCTGGGACTATCATGGACATCAGATAAAGGCTACGTAATGAGTCGGGAAGTCTGTCTTCATCAGCTTAAACAGGGCTTTGAACACTTAGGCAGTATTTAACCTGTAAAAACTGTGGGTTTTCTAGTGCAGGATAGATTTACCTTATGCAAAGCCAAAATTGGTTAAAATTTATTTGCCACAGAGAAGGTGGTTGGTTATAATCTGgctgcaaaaataatttcaaattatcTGCCCAAGAGAGCAGGAGATAGCTTATAGACGTCCCCTTAAACTCCTCTGTGTTGCCTGTGTTGCTTGTTGTGCTTTGGgtcttttgatttcttttgctttgacTTTTTGTTTTAAGTAATGGTGTGTAGAAGTTTCTAAACAATACTGACATGGTAGGACATGGCAGGAATTTCAACTCTCAGCTCTTCTGTAGCCGGAATTAGTCAGTTCTGAGCTCCTTTtcttaaaagtattttagaCACAGTGTGTAGAAATTGGGTAGAAAAGGCACCTGAACAAGGAGCTGCAAATCAGTAGCAGCTTTTCCCTGTTCCCGGGGATCCATTAGTGCCAGACACTGTGCATGTAAACAAGGACAGAAGATGCCCGGGTGGATGGGCGGCTCCTTTGAGATGCTGTTCTAGCTGGTGTCAGTGATGTTACAGAGAAATAACTGCCCTGCTCACTGTATTCTCTGCACCACTCCAgtcctgcccccccccccccatcaaGTTAAAAATACAGCCCCTGTAGTGTTAACTCCTGAAGGGACTGCACACATGCTGTTCTGGATGTAAACTGGTTCAGGCCTGTTTCCTTACAACTGTGGAGTGAAACAGGTCAGCatttcttgctctttttctAATTGTGGACGATTAGAAATCAACCTGCCTACATTGATAAACTGGGACTTTTCCTTATAACATTTTCAGGTACTTTTATCTCCCATTTTTATTACTGCATTGCTTGTCTttgggctgcagaggggcaggggTAGGCAAGGGCCTGATTCTTGTCTTTTGGGGTGagtcccttttccttcccacgTGAGCTTCTGAAGAGAAGAGACTGTGCCACCTTTTCCTTAATGGTTGTCAGAACTCCGCCAGGCTGAGGTTTGTGGCATACTTGGCTCCTGTGGTAATTTGGGTTTCTTGAACTCCTTACTCAGTGTCCTTCCATCCATTCTGTGCTTGCTGGGACATGCCGGAAGATGTGAGTTGcaatgagctgctgctgcttgggctATAAATGGCAGCTCTGATCTGGAGTCTTGTGGTGCTGCCAGCCATGGCAGTGTTTTGGGGAGCAGAGTTCTGTACAAAGGCTTTCCTCTTGAGGCACTGAGGCAGCCTTTTTCTATGAAAAAGGATGGTATTCCTTAGGAAACAACCAGAGAGATCGGCTGTTTGTGTGCTGGATGAGAAGATCAGTGACCCACAAAGCAAGCAGGTACAGGGTCGCTGTTACTTGGGATTTAATGGCAGGACATCAGTGACTTAGCAGGTCTTGGCTGGGGCTGACAGAAGGAGGGAGTTTAAGCCTGACAGCCTTGAGTATCTAAGAGATGGGGATCTGAAGGTATATCAAGTTTTGCCTTTGAGGTGTAATTTATGATGTGCTCAAGATGTGTGAGTGAAAGATGGCAGAGGAGCTCCAGTGACTCATAAAATACAACAGAACAAGATTTAACAGGAAGGCTGATTTTCTGAGCTTGTTCTTGGAACTGAAGAAGTGATCCTAGAAGTGTTATAGGGACAGACTAATGCCTAGCTGCATGGAGCACAAGTGATAAGAGGGCTGAGACATTCGTTCGGTGTGTAACACTTGCATGTTGCATGTAAAGTccagtttttttcccctgggaagtGCTGTGTCTGGAACTGCCAGTTGTCCTGAGTccttaaaggaaaataagggaGATGTTTAAAATAAACTACTTCTCCCCAGCAGTCTGGGCCTATAGCTGTTCACCTTGTGTTTAATCTTACTTGCAGGCTATCTGTGCATTATTGTGCTCCTAAggataattttgtttttctaagaTAAGAACCCAGCACACCAGCAGCTGCTTAACTGTTGtacagaaaatggaatttttaaaatattgggAATTGCTTCAGTGACCAGCAGTCTgcacagaaacatttttattgttCTGTCTATTTCTCATGAAGCAAATTTTTAGCTTGCAAAAAATTGGAATGGGTGTTCTAGTACCTGAATATGAAGGGTATATTTTGAGCATCATGGTCTTGACATCAGGAAAGTTGAAATGTATCCTGAGAGGTAGTCTGTAGAAACTCATTTCAGGAAATACTTACTAAGCTTCTGAGGGCTTTTGTTCTCCTCTTTTTTACAGTTTTCGTACAGTTGTTCTGCACTGGAGGAAAATAATTCCTCAGGGACTTGGACAGAACTTTGATTTGCCCATCTCTTTGTGTTCATCTGGGACTGCCTCCTAATCCATGAAGTTTGAGCTTGGCTTGAGGAAGCTTTATGCCCTCTATGTTTTACGTCAGGTTGAGGGATTTGTGAATAACAGAACGTTGGGGTCTCAATGCCTGGTCAAACATGGAAAATTCACCTTAGCCAAGTTCAGGGGAGATGCTCTGATTGAGAGATGTTTGCTTTGCACCTTTTAACAGTGATAAATGAACACTGCAGTCCTGGTTTGGTACAGAGGAATTTAGACAGGTGAAAAAAGCACTCCCAAACACATTGACACCGATGTCTATCTTCCGGAGTTTGTTTTGTGCATGCCACTTACCCATGTCTTGtgttgtgggggtttttgttttggtgagtttgggggtttgtttttttttttttttaccaggcCAGTGTTAAATAATGCACATTCTCTTTTAGCCAAGAGTGGAAACTAAACCTGAAGCTCAGTCTCAACCTCCTCGTGTTCGTGAGCAGCGTCCCAGGGAAAGACCGGGTTTTCCACCACGAGGACCTCGGCCAGGTAACGTGGATGAGCTTGTGTGACTGGGTTAATAAGAGGTGTCTGCTGAGGCCTTGCCTGTCCCTGTGTCGTGCTTGGCTGATCATGAActgcctgtgcctgctgccTTCAACTAGAAATGAGGGAGTATGATTTGGAGTCCAGGCTGGCTGGAGTGAATATGCTTGTTGCTCCCCCTAGATGTGTTCATGCAGATTTACACACATCTTTTAACCACAGTGGGTCTGCCTTCCTCTTTGTGTTGATGGTAGGAAGGGGAGACATGGAGCAGAATGAGTCGGATAATCGTCGGATAATTCGCTATCCAGACAGCCACCAGCTCTTTGTTGGGAACTTGCCACACGACATTGATGAGAGTGAACTGAAAGAGTTCTTCATGAGTAAGTAGTGATTCCAGCTGCAGGGACTAAGATGGAAGACTGTGTTAAAAAGTCAGATAACACTGATTTGGACTGTGTGATTCAGCTTTACACCCTACAGATGTCTGGAACGAGCAGAGGGTAGAGCTGGCACTGCGGGTTTTCATAAAGTGACTTTTCCCTTGTGTTTCTCCAGGCTTTGGAAATGTGGTAGAACTTCGCATAAATACTAAGGGAGTGGGAGGAAAACTGCCTAATTTTGGTTTCGTGGTATTTGATGATTCTGAGCCGGTCCAGCGAATTTTAGTTGCAAAAGTAAGTATTGGCATTGGGTACTGAGTATCCTGTTCCAGGGATGGACCAAAAGCCCTAAACCACATGTGTTGTGGGTCATCCTAGTTTTCATTGCCATTGGCTCTGGCATTCaaaaaacagctgaaagaaaaacagtatCAACATACCCATTCTGTTGGGAGTGCTGTGTAGCTTTAAAAGCTTTGCCAGTGTTCCTCAAACTGCACCATGtggaatttgggttttttacctCTACACAAGTGTTCCCCACAGAGCTCAGAACTTATTTTTAGAGATCCTTTAGCTGAAAGTGGAACAGGTAACCTTTCAAAGAGCATCACATGGATCTCTGAATTCTACACCCTGGGATCGAGAGGAGAGAGCAGGGTTATTTGCAGTTTTGCTTTGAGGAGCTGAAGGGGAGAAAGCGGcagttttcatttctgtgaTGTGAGGGAGTGAGACCTAGTAGAGCAATTCTTCGGGAACTTCAACCCTGAAGTAAAAAGACTAAAGCTGGCAGTGAAGAGGCTAAAGACAATGCTGCTTTTGCTTGAGACAAACACTTTACTTCCTTGCCTGCCCCAGTGAATGTAAAAATGGTGTTCCACAGGGCTAAGGTTGCATGCTGCAGGGAGCCCCTAGCAGGTCACGTTTGTCTTGGGCACGTACCTGAAGGAAGGCTGGGGCCCACAGCCAGTGCAGAGTTTTCGCGTGCCTTGTAGGGAATGGGCTTTGTGCCATGGTGACTAACGTGTGCTTTGACCACTTTTCCCCATAAGCCCATAATGTTCCGCGGGGAGGTGCGCCTGAAcgtggaagagaaaaaaaccagaGCCGCTCGTGAGCGAGAGACGCGCGGCGGCGGCGACGAGCGCAGGGATATCCGCCGCAATGAGAGAGGCCCGGGGGGGCCCCGTGGAATAGTGGGTGGTGGCATGATGCGGGACCGGGATGGAAGAGGACCTCCTCCACGAGGTGGCATGGCACAAAAACTTGGCTCTGGACGAGGAACCGGGCAGATGGAAGGCCGTTTCACTGGACAGCGTCGCTGAAATCTCCACTGTGGGCAGACAGTCTTGGCAGTGGTACATTATCCATCGTGTTTGCattcttgttaattttttttttagctttggAATGTGACACAGCCCTTCTGATCATTTCTTTGATGTGAAAACATCCTTTGGTTTCCAGTTTAAATTGAGGTggacattttttccccagtttcaTGACAGGAGTCACACTCTTAATTTATAAATGTATACGTGGAGAATTGAAGactaaaaataaagagaaaagaaacaaaagaaaagaccAGTTAACTATCTGCAACAGAAGTTGAACTAAAGGACATGCCCAGTAGAATTCAGGTCCTTTCAGTCAAAAACCCTCTGCTGCACAATTTGTGTAAGTGTTACTGTTTCTGCCTACTACTGTTGGAAACACAAATAGTGCAATTTGTGCAATTGGAGaagcttggcttttttttttttttccttcttagaACACTCGGCTCCAAACAAACTCATGTTTACGCACTCATCTAAATGCACTAATGGGTCCTCTGAACTCATTTATACTGACAGCTGCAGGAGGCATCGGAGGGAAAACCTTCATCCTCTTACTCAGACAGAATAGCTTGGGGAACGATGCGGGCATCTGCTCTGTTTGCTGTGACCAACCTCTGTACACACACAAACCTTAATAAGACTACACCTTTGTTCCAGAAGGAATCCAGTTAGCTGTAACCAGAACCCAGAGTTTCCAAGTCATAGCCCTGAGTATGCAACAAGTTTGATAGTTCACGTCAGATTTTTCTATCTGGCCCTCTTCAGTGCAGGGATGGCTGCTCAACAcactcctccttcccctccccccttCGAGAAGCATTGTACAGTGAAACTTGTCTTGACTGTATTTGAGTTCTCTGGTAATGTAATAAGCATGATGGTGCCTTCTATGAATACATCATTCCAGTCTTGCTGGTGATTTTGTACAGTATAGTGTATGAAGTACTGTGCTGCAAAGCCAAGCGGCTGCAAAGCATTTAAATAATTGgaaaattgtattaaaaaaattgcagtaTCTTTCAATGAGTAAACGTTGCTAAAATGATCATCCACCTTGTTCTTCAATTAACAAGTTTGCCTGGTTTTTTGCAGTGGGGGGGgaagggaggatgaaggcatcCAAGTAGTCTCCAGGTTGTCTCTTTTCTTTAATCAGTGTCAGAGTTAAAGACAGTGGAGTTCTAATCTCTCTTGGACCTGAATTTCAGAAGTCAGTCCAGAATGGTGGACGCTTCTGGCCAGCTCATAATGGGTAGACCTAAGCATCCTTTGTAAAGGTGAGCTTGTCAAATGGGGATACTGCAATTTTCAGAGAACTAAACAGCAGCTCTTAAGTTCTTGCATTTTCCActtgcactttttaaaaaacttgtACTCATTTTGCACATAACTCTCAGCTGATGTTGACACTGATGTGGCTCTGGCCTGACGGATAGAAAGGAGGCATTCTGTTCTGCAGTTTGACTGGTGGGTTCTCCGTGAGAGGTGTGTTTCTGGATGATGTCCCGGAGCACATTCCCATAAACCGCCGCTGCAGCAGGCAGTACAGGCAGGCCCGGTGCTGGGCCTTGCGACGAGCGCTGGCTCCGGGCTCGGGAGCAAAGGGGGTGTTTGTGCGCGCGTCCGTGCAAAAGCGTGACCGCCGACAGCTGCTTCTGAACGCGGAAGACTTCAAGTTAAAGAAGGGCAATTTCAAGCAAAAGCAGGGAGGGCATCCTGGCAGTCTGGCTCTGGATTATGCAGTCATTTGCTGGTTTCGAGTAATGTGGAAGATTTTGCTCATCTTTTCTGATATGCTAGGCATGGGGAAGTGGCATCTCTCTGTTCTCTCCCAGACTTGAGGTCTTCTGTGTTCCATGGTAAGTCTTGCACTATTTtcatacacttttttttttttctgggacaCATTTCTAGCATTTGGTAATTtcatatttcagttttttttttgttgaaggTCTTGCCATTTCAGCTGTTACCTGGAAATCTGTAGTACTTGAACTGCTTGCCACACAACTCCACTCCTTAGGTTTGAAGCCCTTGGACAAATTGCTGTCATCATGTAGCAGTTTGCCACCAGTGTGGTTTGTGTAGTCTGGaggttcttttttccttctgtagtGCTGTGGTGTTTTGCTGCCACCTAATTCATTTGTATGGCAAATGGCACTGGAAATAAGTGACAACAGAAACGGAGTAGTAAAAAGAGCTCCTGAGCCATTCTGCTTTTTGGTTTGCTTCTTGTTTAAGTGACACGAACCCTTGGAACATCATCCAGAGAAGTTTACATGGTGATAGCTCACCTGCTGTACTGTGGACTCTTACATGTTCTTGACCCTCTTAATAGTAAATGTACCTCTTAGAGCAAAGGAAGGGATTCACTGACCATTACTGTTAGTCGCTGATTTGTGAATGGTGGGAGTATTTTGTCATTACAGTTCTACTTCAACAAACTTGGCCAACCATCTTGACTTTAGTAGGTATTCAAGACAGTGGATTACCATCTTTATTGCTGTAACTTGTCAAGCATTATATGCTAGTAGATTCTAGTTTAATTGTTGCAGGTGGAAAGTATTTTACTTTTAAGTTTCCATTCTGAATGTGTTTTGACTATACATGCCAATAAACTACTGATGTCTGCAGCATTTATCCATGTCCCTAATTCTCTTGCATGCAGGTGGCTGTAGAGCCCTGGCACCCCTCGCTCACAGAAAAGATTGTAAGAACATCATTGCTGACCTGGCCGGTGACAGTGgcaagctgcagcagcacagtacCATGGGCTTTGAAGTGTTTGACTTTGGTGGCTTCTCTCACCTtgggggatgtgtgtgtgtgtggcccAGGGAGGATGTGAGCTCCTCTCAGATGTGTCTCAGCTGGGATCCCTCCAcaccctgccaggctgcagcatcTGGCTGTGGGATACAGCTTAAATGGTTATTGCCATGATGCTGGGAGGAACGTGAGCTGAGCTGTCTTTAAAACAGACTAGAGTTGCTTACTCTCCACTTTAGTGTCATTGAGTTTTGATGGTGCAGAAGTAATTGCCCCCAATTTCCTGTTTTTTACttcttgtgtttgttggcagtTACCTAAAAAGGTTGGTAAAAGAGTTATTCTTGCACTGCTCACAGATAAGGTGTAGCCGAATCATGGAATCTCTAAAGTTCCTGTTGGCTGTATCTTGTTGAGGGCATGTATTGCCTGTAATATTTCCTGATAAAAGGCAGTTAGGAAGTGACTGAAAAGTAATCCAGTTGTGTGAGCTGGAATACTGGAATGAAAAAAATGGATCCTGTAGAAGTCCCAAAGCCAAAGTCACCAAAAATTCCTCAGAGGAGCAACCTCCACAGCTACAAGATCTGCTGATCTCCAGAGATCTCCAGAGAAACACAATGCCCTGTGCCACCGATGAGGTCCTGCAGCATTCAGACCTTGATGCCTTGTGAGGTAAATTGTGCTGGTTCATGTtacctggggctgaggggaagTGGCGCACTACGACACGAGGTAACTCACACACATGCTAAGATCAAAAGAGCAAAAGGAAGTGATCAAAAGAGCAAAAGGAAGTAACGTTTATTTCTGACCTTGCAATATATACaattccaaaagtgacagtggattggaggatgaaattgccacctctccaaccacactggtcaaaccaacagtccatcaattctcccctcccacaaagaagaatgcaaaacaatcattatttatgTGAAAAGTgcgtgagaac from Anomalospiza imberbis isolate Cuckoo-Finch-1a 21T00152 chromosome 4, ASM3175350v1, whole genome shotgun sequence includes:
- the G3BP2 gene encoding ras GTPase-activating protein-binding protein 2 isoform X3; translation: MVMEKPSPLLVGREFVRQYYTLLNKAPDFLHRFYGRNSSYVHGGLDASGKPQEAVYGQAEIHKKVMSLQFSECHTKIRHVDAHATLSDGVVVQVMGELSNNGQPMRKFMQTFVLAPEGSVPNKFYVHNDIFRYEDEVFGDSEGELDEESEEEVEEEQEERQPSPEPVQENASSTYYENHPVTNGIEEALEESSHEPEPELESETKAEELKAEVEEKTLEELEEKSPSPPPVEPVSLPQEPPKPRVETKPEAQSQPPRVREQRPRERPGFPPRGPRPGRGDMEQNESDNRRIIRYPDSHQLFVGNLPHDIDESELKEFFMSFGNVVELRINTKGVGGKLPNFGFVVFDDSEPVQRILVAKPIMFRGEVRLNVEEKKTRAARERETRGGGDERRDIRRNERGPGGPRGIVGGGMMRDRDGRGPPPRGGMAQKLGSGRGTGQMEGRFTGQRR
- the G3BP2 gene encoding ras GTPase-activating protein-binding protein 2 isoform X1, with the protein product MVMEKPSPLLVGREFVRQYYTLLNKAPDFLHRFYGRNSSYVHGGLDASGKPQEAVYGQAEIHKKVMSLQFSECHTKIRHVDAHATLSDGVVVQVMGELSNNGQPMRKFMQTFVLAPEGSVPNKFYVHNDIFRYEDEVFGDSEGELDEESEEEVEEEQEERQPSPEPVQENASSTYYENHPVTNGIEEALEESSHEPEPELESETKAEELKAEVEEKTLEELEEKSPSPPPVEPVSLPQEPPKAFSWASVTSKNLPPSGTVSSSGIPPHVKAPVSQPRVETKPEAQSQPPRVREQRPRERPGFPPRGPRPGRGDMEQNESDNRRIIRYPDSHQLFVGNLPHDIDESELKEFFMSFGNVVELRINTKGVGGKLPNFGFVVFDDSEPVQRILVAKPIMFRGEVRLNVEEKKTRAARERETRGGGDERRDIRRNERGPGGPRGIVGGGMMRDRDGRGPPPRGGMAQKLGSGRGTGQMEGRFTGQRR
- the G3BP2 gene encoding ras GTPase-activating protein-binding protein 2 isoform X2; the protein is MVMEKPSPLLVGREFVRQYYTLLNKAPDFLHRFYGRNSSYVHGGLDASGKPQEAVYGQAEIHKKVMSLQFSECHTKIRHVDAHATLSDGVVVQVMGELSNNGQPMRKFMQTFVLAPEGSVPNKFYVHNDIFRYEDEVFGDSEGELDEESEEEVEEEQEERQPSPEPVQENASSTYYENHPVTNGIEEALEESSHEPEPELESETKAEELKAEVEEKTLEELEEKSPSPPPVEPVSLPQEPPKAFSWASVTSKNLPPSGTVSSSGIPPHVKAPVSQPRVETKPEAQSQPPRVREQRPRERPGFPPRGPRPGRGDMEQNESDNRRIIRYPDSHQLFVGNLPHDIDESELKEFFMSFGNVVELRINTKGVGGKLPNFGFVVFDDSEPVQRILVAKVAVEPWHPSLTEKIVRTSLLTWPVTVASCSSTVPWALKCLTLVASLTLGDVCVCGPGRM
- the G3BP2 gene encoding ras GTPase-activating protein-binding protein 2 isoform X4, producing MVMEKPSPLLVGREFVRQYYTLLNKAPDFLHRFYGRNSSYVHGGLDASGKPQEAVYGQAEIHKKVMSLQFSECHTKIRHVDAHATLSDGVVVQVMGELSNNGQPMRKFMQTFVLAPEGSVPNKFYVHNDIFRYEDEVFGDSEGELDEESEEEVEEEQEERQPSPEPVQENASSTYYENHPVTNGIEEALEESSHEPEPELESETKAEELKAEVEEKTLEELEEKSPSPPPVEPVSLPQEPPKAFSWASVTSKNLPPSGTVSSSGIPPHVKAPVSQPRVETKPEAQSQPPRVREQRPRERPGFPPRGPRPGRGDMEQNESDNRRIIRYPDSHQLFVGNLPHDIDESELKEFFMSFGNVVELRINTKGVGGKLPNFGFVVFDDSEPVQRILVAKFSL